The Patescibacteria group bacterium genome includes the window CAACGCTGGTGAAAGGGCCCAAATACCGACCGGCCTTTTCCAGCTTTCGCGTCATAAATACCCTGGGCCATTCTTCTTCCAGGGAAATTTTTATATAAACAAATCTCTTGTCATCCCGCAAAACCACGTTAAATTTCGGCTGGCGCTTCTTGATCAAATTGGCTTCCAGGAGCAGGGCTTCAATTTCGCTTTCAGTAATAATCCACTTTATCTTTTTTACTTCGAGAAGCATCGCTTTTTTGGCCGGCGTTAAATCGGCATTTTTCTGCCAGTACGACAAAACACGGCTTTTTAAATTAGCCGCTTTGCCAATATAAATAATCTTTCCGGCCTTATCCAGAAACTGATAACAGCCAGGAGTGGTGGGGATGTTTAATTTTTTAATTTCTTCAATATCCATAAAAAATAACTCATAACTTATAACTAATAACTCATCGCGTTATATGTTATAGGTTATAAGTTAATCTGTTTGTGTATCAAGATTAACATTTTTGCCAATAAAAAACAACCCAAAGCCAAGGTTATTCTTACTTCTTAATTTTTACTTCTTAATTCACGCTGATCGCCTGCACCGGGCAGCTTCCGGCCGCATTTTTGGCGCATTCGACATTTGCCTGACTTATCACTTCGGACTTGCCCGCCTCGTTCATTTTAAAAACGTCCGGGCAAAGCGAAGCGCAGGCCCCGCAGCCGATGCAAAGCTCCTGGTTGACTTTGATAGACATAAAATAAATTAAATTCTAAATCCTAATTTCTAAATCCTAAATAATATCAAATGTCCAAAATCCAAATTCTTAAAACAATTATTGAGATACGATATTTTGAGTTTTGGTAATTTGAATTTAGAATTTGTTTAGAGTTTAGGATTTAGTGTTTAGAGTTTTTACCGCCACGGCAGAATCTCGA containing:
- a CDS encoding ferredoxin: MSIKVNQELCIGCGACASLCPDVFKMNEAGKSEVISQANVECAKNAAGSCPVQAISVN